The window TTGGAAATTCCTAAAACTTTATCATTTGGAGGAAGCACCATGGCAAAGCAGAAGTTTGAAAGGACGAAGCCCCACAAGAACGTGGGAACAATTGGCCACGTTGACCACGGAAAAACAACTCTCACAGCAGCGATCACCCACTGCCTATCCTTAACAGGAAAGGCCCAAGAAGTATCCTACGACCAAATTGACAAAGCCCCAGAAGAGAGGGAAAG of the Thermovibrio guaymasensis genome contains:
- a CDS encoding GTP-binding protein, which translates into the protein MAKQKFERTKPHKNVGTIGHVDHGKTTLTAAITHCLSLTGKAQEVSYDQIDKAPEERE